AACGGCCTCAATTCCAACGGCACGTTGCCCCACGAAATCGGCCATTTTTTCTCTTTGCGCCACACATTTTATGGATGGGAAGAATACAGCGACGAGCCCGCTCGCTCGCCCTGCTTCAGACCAGACGCCCCGGGCTGGCCCATAGCGCCAGCCATCGCTCCTTACAAACCCGGTGGCGGCCTCATCTTCACGGAGCATCAGGATGGCTCCAATTGCACGACCGCTGCCGACCTGTTGTGCGACACGCCTCCCGACTACAATTTTGGTTTTTGCCAGAATGGCTGCTCCAATTACAACGGCGGTGCCAGAGACCCCAAGGGCGAGCTGGTGAACCCAATGGAAAACAACTACATGGGCTACTTCAGCAATTGCAACTACGAGTTCACCCCTCAGCAGCAGGCTGTCATCTTGGCCGACCGCCAATCGGCCACGCGCAATTACCTCAACAACTCTTTCGTGCCTGCTGCCTTGCAAATCAACACCCCGGAGGACTTGTTGCTCGACCCACCCAATGGTGCCACCACGACCTTCTCCAACCAAGTGCGGCTGGAATGGCGACCTGTGGCCGGTGCTACTTATTATTTGCTGGAAGTGGATAGGGTGGCTACTTACAACACGAGCGCCTTCCAAAGCTATGTGGTGGCCACCACCTCCAAAATAGTGACTGGCTTGGAGGGCAATCGCCAGTACTTTTGGAGGGTGCGCCCTTTCAACGAATATGTGACCTGCGCCGCCTCGCGCCAACGCAATTTCAGAACCTCGACCATCGAGGGTGAAATAGAAACAGATTCCCTGATGGCCGTGAAAATCGCTCCCAACCCGGCATCCGCAGGAGTGCCGGTGGGCATCTACGTCAATGCCCCCGATGCCGCCTTCGAGGCCGATATCAGGGTGTTCGATGCGATGGGCCGCCAAGTGCGCGTGCTCAATGGGGTAGGTTTTCCCAAAGGAGAATCCACCCTCGAACTGCCTGTGGACGGCTTGGGCAACGGCCTGTACTTTGTCGCCATCGAAAATGCCGAAATGCGCATTGTCCGGCGCCTGTTCTTGGCGCGGCATTAGTGCGACAGTGGCAGGCGGTGTCAGCGAGTGGTTTTCAGAAATCCTTTCGATTGTTCGCGCGGTTGGTGTCAGCCGTCCATTCGTCGGGGTCAATGCTGACGGACTTGATGCTCGTGGCAGGTTTCTCCAAACGAATCTCATAAGTGTCCACCGAAAAGCTCCAAGGCGGGTGTTTGATGACACCGCTGTTTTCGGGGAAGTTTTTGGTGCCATACTGCAAATCCAAGGGGACATAGTGGCGCTCGGAATTGCCATCGCGGTAAGTGACCAACACTTCGACGGGCATGGGCAGGCTGCCGTGATTTTTCAATATCAATTTGCACGACGAAGGTCCGTCGGCCACAGGTGTCTCCACCCCATAGTCAATGGTTCTGACGGCCTTTATCCAGCCAGCATAGTACCAATCGAGTTCCATGCCGGAGGCGCGTTCCATCGTGCGCATGAAATCGGTGCCGGAGGGGTGTTTGAAATGCCAGTCGGCGTGGTAGCGCAACATTCCGTTTCTGAACGTTTCGTCGCCCACGATGTATCGCAACTGCCACAGAAAAGCCTCGCCTTTGGGGTATGCGTTGAACCCATACCAGTCGAAGTTTTGATACGAATAAGCGTGCGTGGCCACGGGGTCGGTGATTTTGTTCCCCATTTGGGCCACTTGTTTGAGCGCGGAGCGGCGTGTTTGGGCGGCCTTTTTCGGCTCGGCGTTTCCGAGTATGTCGGAGGTGGCATAACTGGTGAAGCCTTCGTCCAGCCAAGGCTCCGCGTTTTCGTTGTTGCCCATCATGCCGTAGTACCAGTTGTGCATCCATTCGTGCAGCGCGGTGGGGGTCACGTCGGTGTCGGAGCCGTTGTGTTCGATGAGGGTGAGCATGGGGTATTCCATGGCCCACTGACCGCCTTCCGCAAAGGTGAATTGGGGGTAGAGGTACTTGCCAAAGTTTGCCTCGATGTAGGGCAGTTGTTCCACCGCGAATTTTTTCAGGGCTTTGTAAGCCTGCGCGACTGCCGGCGATGGCTGGTAGATGAAGTGTAGCATCAACCCGTCCCGCGCCTTCACTTTTTCATGGACATATTCGGGGTCGGCAGACCAAGCGAAGTCGTGCACATGGTCAGCCTCGAATTTCCAGACGTTCACCAAGCCGTAGTTCGGCGCGGGCTTTGCGCCTTCGTCTTCGTAGCCGAAACCTATGATGTTGGCATTTTGCAAAACGCCCGTGGCAGCCACGAGATATTTTTTCGGCAATGTGATATTGACTTTGAACGACCCGTATTCGCCGTAGAACTCCTGCCCGACGTGCGGGTCGGCGTGCCAGCCATGGCGGTCATAGACGCAGATTTTCGGGTACCATTGCGTGAAGGAATAGGCCACGCCCGACGAATTGTCGCGCCCGCCACGCCCTACCACAATAGGCACCTGACCTTGCCAAGCGATGTCGAACACGGTGTAGTCATTGGGCGACAGCGGGCGATTGAGCGTCACCTCCATTATCGTTTCGTTCACCTTGTACGAAACGGCGTTGCCATTCTGATGCACGAGGAAGATGTCTTGCTTGCCCATTTCTTCCGGTTTCATCTCGGTGTATTGGCGGCTCGTCTCGGCATCCTGAAGCCGTTTTGCCCATTGAGCGTTGGCGCTGTTTGGCTGAAAAGCATTCCAGTAGAGGTGGAAAAAAACGCGGCGCAGCGTATCGGGGGAGTTGTTGAAATACTTTAGCTTTTCCCTGCCTTGCACGGCGTGCGTCTGGTCGTCGAGGCGAATATCAATCTGATATTCGACCCGCTGTTGCCAATATCCGGCAGGCACTTGGGCCGAGAGGCTCGTCAGTTGAGCGAATAAAAAAACAATGGGGGACAAAAAACGACAGCGTCTCATGGTCACTTTTTTGGGGCAAACCTACATGGAAACCCCCATCTGGGCAAAGTCGTTTTGAAAAACCGCTTTTTATTGACAACCGACACAGCGGTGCACGTTCAGCCCATAGGTCGGCGTGGGTGGCAAAACGAGGATGACATAAAGAGACCCATTGTCGGTAGGCTGGGCTTCCACGGTGTAGGCGATGCCGCGCTCGTTGTCGTAATTGAACCAAGCATTGTCGGGAGCCATGCCAAAGCTTTTTCTAAATGACAGGCACAGGGGAAAGTTGTCGCTGGTGAATATCTCCACCGTGTGCTCGCTCGACTTTCGCAGCAGGAACAGGCTGGCCATGTTGCCGGCTTGAACCGCAACGCGGTAGATGCCTTCCCCCAGCACAAAAATTCTCCGGTTGACGTTGGCCGGGTCGGCGCTGACCAGCACGGCATCGGTGAACTGTTCGTTGCACCAGTTGCTTGCATGGTCGTTGTGCGTGATAGGGGCTGCCTTGCTGAAATGAAAAGTGGCGGCGGCGGAATGGGCTTTTGCCTGTTCGGGATTTTGATTGGCCTGCGGCGATGTGCCGCAGCCATTCCCAACCCATAGTAGAGCGATTTGAAAAGCCAGCCAATATGATAGCGAGGTGTTTCGCGCCGTATGCATCATGATGTTCAGGTATGTATGTGTCTGCAAAGAAAAAGCAGCGGCAAGAAAGTGATGAATCAAGAAGAAGAGGGGGCACAAGTTTGAGCTTCGGCAGGATTGACAAGATTGCAGGTTTCGGCCAAAGAAGGTGTCAATCCTGCAAATCTTGTCAATCCTATCGAACAGGGCTTGTGCGAAATGTTTCGAAGAGTCAATTCAAGGTCTCTTCTAAATTTTCCAATCCAAGCGCAGCGTGTAGTTGCGCGGGCCTTCGAGCAAGGCAGGCCGCACGGCATATTCCTCGTTGAGCAGATTGTTGCACAGCACGCTGAGTTTTAATGAATCGGTCAGCTTGTAGGAAGCTCGCACGTCCACGACGGTGAAACCCTTGTGGGTTTTGCGGAAATTGCGCACGGCCACGAATTCCTCCGGGGTGTTGAGCTCCAGATTGAAAAGTTTGGCCTCAAAAATAGCATCAATGGAGCGCATGAAACTATTGTACTGCACGGAGCCGCCGAACGAGAAACGCTTGATGTCGTATTGCGCGTCGAATTTGAAACTATTGTCGTAGCGGTATTTCAGTACGTTGGTGGTGTCGGAAGTGCGATAGACGTTCAGTTGCAGGGAGTCGTTGAACTCTTTGTATTTGGGGTTGATTCCAGTGAAACCAGTGATGATAAACAAGGTGCCTTTCCCGATTTGCCCTTGCCCGACGACAGAAATCTCGCCTCCTGTGATACGTGTGTCGCCCGTGTTTTGCGATTCGAAGCTGGCGCCTAATGTGGGGAGTATCGTCAGCCCTGCCAACACGAACTCCATCATGTTTTGGTATTCTTGCACAAAGCCCGTCACGTCCACATAGCCCTGCCATTGGCCGATGCGGAAACCTTGTTTCAGCCCCAGCTCTGCCGTCCAGCCTGTCTCCGACACGAGGGCGGGATTGGGGCGCACGTTGTTGCCTACGCTAAAATCTGTGTTGATAAATTTCTCCGCGATGGTGGGGTAGCGGTACCCCTGCCCCCAAGAGGCGCGGAGATAGGTAGCTTGTGCCAATTGGTAGTTGGCGCCAAAGCGAAACACTGGTTTCGATTCTTTGGTGACGCCATTGGGAATCCGATAGAGCGAATCGGGCGTGACACGCACGGTATCGGGGCTTTGCAAGCGGTTTTGCTCCAAGCGCACACCTGCGGAGAGATTGAGCCGATTGAATGCCTTGTAGTCGAGTTGAGCGTATCCTGCCAAGTTGCGCGTGTCGTATTTGGCGTTGTTGTAGAGTTCGGCGTTCACGGTGGTGTAGATGCCCACCACGCCGGCAGTCACCACCAAGCCGATGTGGTCCATGCGGCGCTGATACTGATATTCGCCGTAGTACATTCGGCTGTCGTTGCTCTGATTGCCGGAGTTGTTGTTTTTCACATAGTAATAGCGACCCAAAAATTTGTGGCGGTTGCCGCCTCGGTCGAAGTATTGGGCGGTCGGGTCAATGTTGAAGCGCAGTCGTCCGAGTGATTGGGAGGCCGAATTCAGCCCTGCTTGATAGGCTCGGTCCGTGTCGTTGCCCCAGATGAAGAAACTCCCGCTGCGGCCAAAGTTGAAGTTAGTGTTCAGCCCCAAGCTCAGGCGGTCGTTGACGCGGTAGCGGAAGTTGGGGGTGATGCGTCCGTAGCGCACATAAGTGTCGCGGTTGTAGCTGTCGCGATAGAGGCCGTAAGCGCCCAGCACGAAGTCCAGCCGGTTGAATTTTTGGCGATGGGCAAAGCTGAACCCCGTTTCCAATGGCAGCTGGATTTCGGACGAATCGGTGCCCCACCACTTTTTCACCTTGTCCTTTGGGTCGCCCCAGACTTTCCCGAACACGGCGGCGCTGGTTTCTGGCTTGTCCTTGGCATAGCCCGTCCGGATATTGATGATGCCGTTCATGGCCGAAGAGCCAAACAGGGCAGAAGCCGCGCCTTTGAGTACCTCCATCTGGGTGATATTCTCTACCGGGAAGTCGTCCCAGTTGGGAAATCCCGCATCGGCTTGCAAGGCGGGAATGTCGTCCACCAGAATCAGCACACGGGTGCCAGCTCCGTAGGAAAACCCCGCGCCCCCCCGAATGCTGGCTTGCCCGTCCACGATGCTCACGCCCGGCACCTTCACCAGCACCTCGTCCACCGAGGTCGTGTTCGTGTTTTCTATGAGCCGGGGTTTGAGCACATCGAGCGATACGGTGACTTCGCCGAGCGGTTTTTCGAATTTGCCGGAAGTGACAGTGGCAGTCTGCAATATGTTGTCCACGCCACCGAGTTGCAGGCTCAGTTCTCGCGTTTGGCTTGCGAGCAGCCTGACCGTCTGTGTTTTGGATTCGTAGCCAATGAAGGAAAAGCTGATTTCGTAATTGCCCGGGGCCAGGGAGAGCGTGTAGGCGCCGCTTTCGTCGGTGACGGCACCAGTGTCGCCCACGCGCACGGTGACGCCGGGCAACGTTTCGCCCGTAGAGGCATCGGTGACGATGCCTTTGAGGGTAGCGTTTTGCGCAAAAAGCAAGGTGGAAAAAAACAGGCCCGCCGAAGTCAGGATGATGGCAGGCAAGTGGAGGGTAAGGTGTTGTCGCATAAATATGTTTTTGGAAAAAAAGCTGGGGTAAATGTAAGCCGATTTTGATTTTCCCAGCAGCGACTGCGGAAAGGAGGCATCAATCTGCCATTATTTCTCACTATAGTCAACGCAAATCAGCCCCGTCCGCCTCCTCACTTGGGCGGGCAAGCCCCTGAGTACAGGGTCTGACAAGGTGGTTTTGAACGAACGGTGCTCGCAATCCTTTGAAAATCACACAAATCAATCAAGAGAATCTTCAAATCCTCTTTAATCTGGGTATACATCGCCTCAATTGTGCGCTTTGTCGCCACCCATAAAAATGCCACTCTGACATGCCTATATTTGTCCGACTTATTTTTGGCATGACATTATTCGGAAAAAACATTACGTCCGACCAACTGGTGCGCTGGCTCATTATCCTGGCTTTTTTTGGGCTTTGGCTTGGTTCGCCTTTCATTTCTTTCGACCACGATGACGGCAAAAGGCAGCAGTTCTTTCTGAAAATTCTGCCTGCCATGCTGACGAACGTTCCCCTGTTTTTCCTGAACACCGAGTGGCTTGCCCCGCGCCTGCTGCGCAAGCGCGGTCTTTCCAAGTATCTGTTTGTATTGTTGGGGACTGCAATCTTCTTCATCCTGCTGCAAGGCGTGATGAAAAACGCACTGCTTGCGCCCGACCACAAGGGGATAGGCTTTCATGCCTTCAAGGCTATTTTCCCAGTGTTTTTCGTCATCGCGGTCAGCACGGGTTACGTCATGGTGATGTATATGCTGGAAGGAGAAAAAGCAAAGCGCGAAGAACGGCAAGAGCGTCTACAGTCGGAGCTTTCGTTCCTGCGCTCCCAAATCAGCCCGCACTTTATTTTCAATATACTCAACAGCATCGTCTATCTCATCCGCTCCAAATCGCCTTTGGCCGAGCCAGTCACCATCAAGCTTTCAGACCTGATGCGATATATGCTCTACGACTCCAACGATGCGCAAATTCCTCTGGAAAAGGAAGTGAGCTATTTGGAGAACTATGTGGAGCTGCAAAAAATACGCTTTGAGGAAGATGTGGACATTCGCACGCACATCGAAGGGGAAAATGGGGGGCAGCTCATCGAACCGATGTTGCTTATTCCTTTTGTGGAAAACGCCTTCAAGCATGGGGTGGGGCTGGTGAAAGACCCCATCATTGATATTGATTTGAAATTCAGTGGGGAAGAAATGGTGTTCAAGGTGCGCAACAAAATCACGCCAGAAGGCGCGACGGAAAAAGACAACAACTCAGGCATTGGCCTACAAAACGTGCGCCGCCGCTTGGAACTGCTCTACCCCGACGCGCACCGTCTGGAACTGAAGCGAACCGACGAATGGTTTGAAGCAGACTTATGGCTGGCATTCGGCCACGCAAAATGAACAACTTCATCAGATAGAAACATGAAACTCACTTGCATCATCGTTGACGATGAGAGTCTGGCTCGCAAAATGCTGGAAGACAACATCCGGCAAATTCCCTTCTTGGAGTTGGCGCGCACTTGCAAAAACGCCTTCGAGGCAATGGAAGCGCTGCAAACAAACAAGGTGGATTTGATGTTTTTAGACATTCAGATGCCCGGCATGTTGGGCACTCAACTCCTTCAAAGCCTGCCTGACAAGCCTATGGTGATTTTCGTGACGGCTTATTCGAACTACGCCGTGGAAAGCTACGACTTGGATGTTATTGATTATCTAATGAAGCCAGTCAGTCTGGAACGTTTCACCAAGGCCGCGTTTAAAGCACTCGAAGAATATCGCAAGCGCCATGCGCTTGAACATAATACGCCCTCCTCGCCTTCACAACAAAAAACTACCGAAGAACAACTTGATTTTTTCTTCGTAAACGTAGAATATTCACTCGTGAAAATTGAGACAAAAAACATCACTTACATTGAGGGCATGAAAGATTACGTCAAGATTTATCTTGAGCATCTGAAAAGACCCGTCCTCACCAAATCCACCTTGAAGGGCATCGAGGAAAAACTGCCACCTACCGGCTTTATGCGGGTGCACAAATCCTACATCGTCAACCTCTCCAAAATTGAGTCTATTCGCAACCGCGAAATCAAAATTGGAGAGGCCGATATACCCATCGGGGAGAGCAATTGGGAGGAACTGATGAAGGCGCTGCAATACTCGAAATAACAGCGCCTTGCCCTCAACGGCGAAAGCTTTGGCTCACGAATTTGAGCACCTCGGGCAACGCCGTGCGCCAGTACTCCCAGTTGTGCTCGCCGCCGCGCACCCTGAACTCATGCGGCACTTTCTTGTCAATGAGCGCGGCGTGCAGGGCCATGTTGCCTTTTATCAAAAAATCCTTGTCGCCGCAGTCAATGTAGTAGCGCACCTTTTTGAGGTCGTCGGCGCTGGCATTTTCCACGATTTTCAGAATCCAATTTTGGAACAGATGCGGCGTGAGCCGCTC
This genomic interval from Saprospiraceae bacterium contains the following:
- a CDS encoding TonB-dependent receptor, encoding MRQHLTLHLPAIILTSAGLFFSTLLFAQNATLKGIVTDASTGETLPGVTVRVGDTGAVTDESGAYTLSLAPGNYEISFSFIGYESKTQTVRLLASQTRELSLQLGGVDNILQTATVTSGKFEKPLGEVTVSLDVLKPRLIENTNTTSVDEVLVKVPGVSIVDGQASIRGGAGFSYGAGTRVLILVDDIPALQADAGFPNWDDFPVENITQMEVLKGAASALFGSSAMNGIINIRTGYAKDKPETSAAVFGKVWGDPKDKVKKWWGTDSSEIQLPLETGFSFAHRQKFNRLDFVLGAYGLYRDSYNRDTYVRYGRITPNFRYRVNDRLSLGLNTNFNFGRSGSFFIWGNDTDRAYQAGLNSASQSLGRLRFNIDPTAQYFDRGGNRHKFLGRYYYVKNNNSGNQSNDSRMYYGEYQYQRRMDHIGLVVTAGVVGIYTTVNAELYNNAKYDTRNLAGYAQLDYKAFNRLNLSAGVRLEQNRLQSPDTVRVTPDSLYRIPNGVTKESKPVFRFGANYQLAQATYLRASWGQGYRYPTIAEKFINTDFSVGNNVRPNPALVSETGWTAELGLKQGFRIGQWQGYVDVTGFVQEYQNMMEFVLAGLTILPTLGASFESQNTGDTRITGGEISVVGQGQIGKGTLFIITGFTGINPKYKEFNDSLQLNVYRTSDTTNVLKYRYDNSFKFDAQYDIKRFSFGGSVQYNSFMRSIDAIFEAKLFNLELNTPEEFVAVRNFRKTHKGFTVVDVRASYKLTDSLKLSVLCNNLLNEEYAVRPALLEGPRNYTLRLDWKI
- a CDS encoding M1 family metallopeptidase is translated as MRRCRFLSPIVFLFAQLTSLSAQVPAGYWQQRVEYQIDIRLDDQTHAVQGREKLKYFNNSPDTLRRVFFHLYWNAFQPNSANAQWAKRLQDAETSRQYTEMKPEEMGKQDIFLVHQNGNAVSYKVNETIMEVTLNRPLSPNDYTVFDIAWQGQVPIVVGRGGRDNSSGVAYSFTQWYPKICVYDRHGWHADPHVGQEFYGEYGSFKVNITLPKKYLVAATGVLQNANIIGFGYEDEGAKPAPNYGLVNVWKFEADHVHDFAWSADPEYVHEKVKARDGLMLHFIYQPSPAVAQAYKALKKFAVEQLPYIEANFGKYLYPQFTFAEGGQWAMEYPMLTLIEHNGSDTDVTPTALHEWMHNWYYGMMGNNENAEPWLDEGFTSYATSDILGNAEPKKAAQTRRSALKQVAQMGNKITDPVATHAYSYQNFDWYGFNAYPKGEAFLWQLRYIVGDETFRNGMLRYHADWHFKHPSGTDFMRTMERASGMELDWYYAGWIKAVRTIDYGVETPVADGPSSCKLILKNHGSLPMPVEVLVTYRDGNSERHYVPLDLQYGTKNFPENSGVIKHPPWSFSVDTYEIRLEKPATSIKSVSIDPDEWTADTNRANNRKDF
- a CDS encoding response regulator transcription factor, with the translated sequence MKLTCIIVDDESLARKMLEDNIRQIPFLELARTCKNAFEAMEALQTNKVDLMFLDIQMPGMLGTQLLQSLPDKPMVIFVTAYSNYAVESYDLDVIDYLMKPVSLERFTKAAFKALEEYRKRHALEHNTPSSPSQQKTTEEQLDFFFVNVEYSLVKIETKNITYIEGMKDYVKIYLEHLKRPVLTKSTLKGIEEKLPPTGFMRVHKSYIVNLSKIESIRNREIKIGEADIPIGESNWEELMKALQYSK
- a CDS encoding histidine kinase; amino-acid sequence: MPIFVRLIFGMTLFGKNITSDQLVRWLIILAFFGLWLGSPFISFDHDDGKRQQFFLKILPAMLTNVPLFFLNTEWLAPRLLRKRGLSKYLFVLLGTAIFFILLQGVMKNALLAPDHKGIGFHAFKAIFPVFFVIAVSTGYVMVMYMLEGEKAKREERQERLQSELSFLRSQISPHFIFNILNSIVYLIRSKSPLAEPVTIKLSDLMRYMLYDSNDAQIPLEKEVSYLENYVELQKIRFEEDVDIRTHIEGENGGQLIEPMLLIPFVENAFKHGVGLVKDPIIDIDLKFSGEEMVFKVRNKITPEGATEKDNNSGIGLQNVRRRLELLYPDAHRLELKRTDEWFEADLWLAFGHAK